The following are encoded together in the Nitrospirae bacterium YQR-1 genome:
- a CDS encoding flagellar protein FlaG yields MEQLLVRCPWTPQLCVKIAFLSGTATMEIRKFSTNIPVFSHPAGDRGTEKAQNRQKTPETDKVTIMRGNDNSPLDAGETTESKLMAATGNIKDSEDALTIAKQAESGNSENDKEQTHALPDTKGKAYFAVDDKKNVVIKVEDSKGNVVRQIPPEDYIKMSETLRELTNNLFHTTA; encoded by the coding sequence GTGGAGCAGTTACTGGTTAGGTGCCCGTGGACGCCGCAGTTGTGTGTAAAAATAGCCTTTTTGTCAGGGACGGCAACGATGGAGATAAGGAAATTTAGTACCAACATACCGGTTTTTTCTCACCCTGCAGGTGACAGAGGGACTGAGAAAGCGCAGAACCGCCAAAAGACTCCGGAAACGGATAAAGTTACCATAATGCGTGGTAACGACAACAGCCCGCTTGATGCCGGGGAAACCACTGAGAGTAAGCTTATGGCCGCCACCGGAAATATCAAAGATTCAGAGGATGCCTTAACAATAGCAAAGCAAGCTGAAAGCGGCAATAGTGAAAATGACAAAGAACAGACACATGCCTTGCCGGATACCAAAGGTAAGGCGTATTTTGCTGTAGATGACAAAAAAAATGTCGTAATCAAGGTGGAAGATTCAAAGGGTAATGTTGTCAGGCAGATACCGCCGGAGGATTACATTAAAATGTCTGAGACTCTCAGGGAACTAACAAACAATCTATTCCATACAACAGCCTGA